The Streptomyces sp. NBC_01197 genome window below encodes:
- a CDS encoding bifunctional 4-hydroxy-2-oxoglutarate aldolase/2-dehydro-3-deoxy-phosphogluconate aldolase, with the protein MDRTDFTASLRNERLVAIVRGSDPEASFRSVMTLVESGIPLVEVSLSGTDALGVIRRARAALGDGAWLGAGTVLTADDARRAAEAGADLIVTPGLGAGVDEAVRLGLPVLSGVVTPTEVIAGIAAGATALKLFPASVGGSSYLKALRAPFPDVPFVPVGGVDAAAAAEYLTLGAVAVGVGSPLIGDAADGGDQDALRKRAAAFLNIVGTVRATEAAAPAVRS; encoded by the coding sequence ATGGACCGCACCGACTTCACCGCGAGTCTCCGGAATGAGCGGCTGGTCGCCATCGTCCGCGGCTCGGACCCCGAGGCGTCCTTCAGGTCGGTCATGACGCTAGTCGAGAGCGGGATACCCCTGGTCGAGGTGTCGCTCAGCGGCACGGACGCGCTCGGGGTCATACGCCGGGCGCGGGCCGCACTCGGGGACGGCGCGTGGCTGGGCGCGGGCACCGTCCTCACCGCGGACGACGCACGGCGGGCCGCGGAGGCCGGAGCCGACCTCATCGTGACTCCGGGGCTCGGCGCGGGCGTGGACGAGGCCGTACGGCTGGGGCTCCCCGTACTGTCCGGAGTCGTCACCCCCACCGAGGTCATCGCCGGTATCGCGGCCGGCGCCACCGCGCTGAAGCTCTTCCCCGCGTCGGTGGGCGGCTCCTCCTATCTGAAGGCGCTGCGGGCCCCCTTCCCGGATGTTCCGTTCGTACCGGTGGGCGGGGTGGACGCGGCGGCCGCCGCCGAGTACCTGACGCTGGGTGCGGTCGCCGTGGGCGTCGGGTCGCCACTGATCGGGGACGCGGCCGACGGCGGGGACCAGGACGCGCTGCGGAAGCGGGCCGCCGCGTTCCTGAACATCGTCGGGACAGTGCGGGCCACCGAGGCAGCGGCCCCGGCGGTCCGGTCATGA
- a CDS encoding sugar kinase: protein MSVFTFGETMVALRGDGQLKLGGTMAVSVAGAESNVAIGLARLGHPVHWAGATGADEAGELVLRTLRAEGVGVTATTRDEAAPTGLLLFEPRLPGVTRVHYYRAGSAGSRIAADDVERAFTAFLDAGTGADTGADTGANTNRATRVLHLTGITPALSPTARSAAERAMELAAENDVLISLDVNFRSRLWSTEEASAVLRDWAPRADVLIASDDELPLCLPADCPEDPARQAEALLEAGAGEVVVKLGAAGATAYTLQGELHAPARTVPVVDPVGAGDAFVAGYLSALLDGSDTGERLDRAVTTGAFAVAASGDWEGAPTRAELGLLGAAPGTVVR, encoded by the coding sequence ATGAGCGTGTTCACCTTCGGCGAGACGATGGTCGCGCTGCGCGGCGACGGGCAGCTGAAGCTGGGCGGCACCATGGCCGTCTCGGTCGCCGGTGCCGAGTCGAACGTGGCCATCGGCCTGGCCCGGTTGGGGCACCCGGTGCACTGGGCGGGTGCGACAGGCGCCGACGAGGCCGGTGAACTGGTGCTGCGGACGCTGCGCGCCGAGGGGGTCGGCGTCACGGCCACCACGCGTGACGAGGCCGCGCCCACCGGGCTGCTCCTCTTCGAGCCGCGGCTGCCCGGCGTGACGCGGGTGCACTACTACCGTGCGGGATCGGCCGGTTCGAGGATCGCGGCCGACGACGTGGAGCGGGCCTTCACCGCGTTCCTGGACGCCGGAACCGGGGCGGACACAGGCGCGGACACGGGTGCGAACACGAACCGCGCCACCCGCGTGCTGCATCTGACCGGTATCACCCCCGCCCTCTCCCCCACCGCCCGCTCCGCCGCCGAGCGCGCGATGGAACTGGCCGCCGAGAACGACGTGTTGATCAGTCTCGACGTCAACTTCCGCTCCCGGCTGTGGAGTACGGAGGAGGCGTCGGCGGTGCTGCGGGACTGGGCGCCGCGCGCCGACGTACTGATCGCGTCCGACGACGAGTTGCCGCTCTGTCTGCCCGCGGACTGCCCGGAAGACCCGGCCCGGCAGGCGGAAGCACTGCTGGAGGCCGGGGCGGGCGAAGTCGTGGTCAAGCTCGGTGCGGCGGGCGCCACGGCGTACACCTTGCAGGGCGAGCTGCACGCACCCGCCCGTACGGTGCCGGTCGTGGACCCGGTCGGTGCGGGCGACGCGTTCGTCGCCGGATATCTCTCGGCGCTGCTCGACGGTTCGGACACGGGGGAGCGGCTGGACCGGGCGGTGACCACGGGAGCGTTCGCGGTGGCCGCGTCCGGCGACTGGGAGGGCGCTCCGACCCGTGCCGAGCTGGGGCTCCTCGGAGCGGCGCCGGGCACCGTGGTGCGCTGA
- a CDS encoding DUF4097 family beta strand repeat-containing protein produces MIYVALRPRTLVAAGGAVLVSVALTGCGADPSDAPAEHKSFALSGKTLTIHTDDSAVELVPADVESVQVTRRVDGWVFVGSGPEASWSMRDDTLSLKLKCSAVISNCSARHQIKVPRGVSVIVKDDNGSVTAAGFDTPLKLRSANGKVTVRDSSGALDLNSDNGTINAEGVSSRQVTADSNNGEVRLSLTTVPDRVQSVSDNGSIEIALPKKPGLAYKVVTHSSNGSTKVGVPTDDASRHSVTARSDNGRIIVRSAN; encoded by the coding sequence ATGATCTACGTGGCACTCCGTCCTCGTACGCTTGTCGCGGCCGGAGGGGCCGTTCTTGTCTCCGTCGCCCTCACCGGGTGCGGCGCTGATCCTTCGGACGCGCCCGCCGAGCACAAGTCATTCGCCCTCAGCGGGAAGACGCTGACCATCCACACCGACGACTCCGCCGTCGAGCTGGTGCCCGCCGATGTGGAGTCCGTCCAGGTCACCCGGCGCGTCGACGGGTGGGTCTTCGTGGGGAGCGGGCCCGAGGCCTCCTGGTCCATGCGGGACGACACGCTCAGCCTGAAGCTGAAGTGCAGCGCCGTCATCAGCAACTGTTCGGCGCGGCACCAGATCAAGGTGCCGCGCGGGGTCTCCGTGATCGTGAAGGACGACAACGGGTCCGTGACCGCCGCCGGGTTCGACACCCCTCTGAAGCTCCGCTCGGCCAACGGCAAGGTCACCGTCCGGGACTCCAGCGGCGCCCTGGACCTGAACAGCGACAACGGGACCATCAACGCCGAGGGCGTCTCGTCCAGGCAGGTCACAGCGGACTCCAACAACGGCGAGGTACGGCTGTCGCTCACCACGGTTCCCGACCGGGTGCAGAGCGTCAGCGACAACGGGTCGATCGAGATCGCGCTGCCGAAGAAGCCGGGGCTCGCGTACAAGGTCGTGACCCACAGCAGCAACGGGAGTACCAAGGTCGGTGTGCCCACGGACGACGCCAGTCGCCACTCCGTCACTGCGCGCAGTGACAACGGAAGGATCATTGTTCGAAGCGCGAACTGA
- a CDS encoding FmdB family zinc ribbon protein, translating into MPRYEYRCRSCGDTFEISRPMAESSAPAACPEGHEDTVKLLSAVAVGGSAAGAPSGGGGGGGGGGCCGGGCCG; encoded by the coding sequence ATGCCCCGTTACGAGTACCGCTGCCGCTCCTGCGGCGACACCTTCGAGATCAGCCGCCCGATGGCCGAGTCCTCGGCACCCGCCGCCTGCCCCGAAGGCCACGAGGACACGGTCAAGCTGCTGTCCGCTGTTGCCGTCGGGGGGTCCGCTGCCGGAGCCCCGTCCGGCGGGGGCGGCGGAGGCGGCGGAGGCGGGTGCTGCGGCGGAGGCTGCTGCGGCTAG
- a CDS encoding HAD family hydrolase: protein MNPAAPVLVASDLDRTLIYSAPALGLTMPDAEAPRLLCVEVYESRPLSYVTETAAGLLGALAAEALFVPTTTRTREQYRRIRLPCPPPRFAICANGGHLLVDGVSDLGWQSAVARRLAAECATLAEVRTHLVSAADPAWLLKERVAEDLFAYLVVERALLPEGWVDELSAWAGPRGWTVSLQGRKLYAVPKPLTKSAAVREVTRRTGAELTLAAGDSLLDADLLLAADRGWRPAHGELADAGWSAPHVEVTAGRGVAAGEEILREFTRAAQGGTGSLSGAGSGGALSGAAPLELPD from the coding sequence TCGGCGCCCGCGCTCGGCCTGACCATGCCGGACGCCGAAGCGCCGAGGCTGCTCTGCGTCGAGGTGTACGAGAGCAGGCCGCTCTCGTACGTCACGGAGACCGCGGCCGGGCTGCTCGGCGCGCTCGCCGCTGAGGCCCTCTTCGTACCGACGACCACGAGGACGCGCGAGCAGTACCGCCGCATCCGGCTGCCCTGCCCGCCGCCGAGGTTCGCGATCTGCGCCAACGGCGGTCATCTGCTGGTGGACGGGGTGTCCGACCTGGGCTGGCAGTCCGCTGTGGCCCGACGTCTGGCCGCCGAGTGCGCCACCCTGGCCGAGGTACGCACCCACCTGGTGTCCGCGGCCGATCCGGCCTGGCTGCTCAAGGAACGGGTGGCCGAGGACCTCTTCGCCTATCTGGTCGTCGAACGGGCCCTGCTGCCTGAGGGCTGGGTGGACGAGCTGTCCGCGTGGGCCGGGCCGAGGGGCTGGACGGTCTCGCTCCAGGGCCGCAAGCTCTACGCGGTGCCGAAACCGCTGACCAAGAGCGCGGCGGTGCGCGAGGTGACCCGCCGCACCGGCGCCGAACTCACCCTGGCCGCAGGCGATTCCCTCCTCGACGCGGACCTGCTGCTGGCCGCCGACCGGGGCTGGCGCCCCGCGCACGGCGAACTCGCGGACGCGGGGTGGAGCGCGCCGCATGTGGAGGTGACCGCCGGGCGCGGGGTCGCGGCCGGCGAAGAGATCCTGCGGGAGTTCACCCGCGCCGCGCAGGGCGGCACGGGGTCGCTGTCCGGAGCGGGCAGTGGCGGGGCGCTGTCCGGAGCCGCGCCGCTGGAGCTGCCGGACTAG